The Pontibacter sp. SGAir0037 DNA segment GCGTGATACCAGTTCGCCTGTTTTAGTATTATCGAAAAAGCGGATAGGTAGCTGGATGATATGCCGCTGTACTTTGGCCCGCAGCTGCGAAATCAGGTGCTGTGCCTCCACACTCAGAATCTGCGTTAAGGCAAAAGAGGTAACCGCCTGTATAACAATACCCGCTACCACAGCGCCAAGCAGCCACCAGAGCATGTTCAGGTCGCGGTTCGGAATTACATCGTCGAGCAGGTACTTACTGGCTCCCGGCACTACCAGGCCTGCCAGGCGGCTTATCACGATCAGTACCAGCCCTACGACCAGATATTTTCTTCGGGGCCAGATGATGGTTTTAAAAACCTCCCCTAATGTGACATTCTGAAGCTTTTTTGATTTCGGCATAGGCGTAGCGGAAGCAAGAATTTGAGTGCATCATGTTGTAGAGCCAAGGCTCTTTTGCTGCTTGCGCTGTGAAATTTACTACAAATTAATTTAGCTCCACTTTTTTATCCTCCTGAAAAAGTTCTGATAGCTGCCAGATATTATAAAGTACCGTTAAAATAAAAGCGGCTCCCCCGGTCAGCGGTTTTACATACGATACGTATACCTGTATACGTTAGCAAACAGATGCTATATATTCTTGGTTAAACCATAAGGTGACTCATGAAGCAGTTACTGAAGTTTGAAACGAAAAGGCATACCTAAAAATGGGTATATTTGCTAAAAATATGAACATAGAGCGAAAGATTATTGCTTTATATTTTCATATATATTATTTTTGGAATGTACTTATATTATTTAGAAATATATAAACCTAGCGTCTTATGACACCTATTGTTTTCTTTGCCTGTCATGTAGCCAGTTTTAGTCTTATTAACCTGATATTTTATAAGAGGTATTTCGAGTCGAAGAGCGTAAACGAGTTCCAGATTCTCTTCTACTATGTTCTGATATGTGTGCTGCCTTATACTGTAGGCAATCTGCTGGTTGAGGCCATCCTGCTGTATTACCCTGACTTCCTGCAAATGAATTCATCTGTTACCTATGAATTCAATTTCCTTCCCAAAATACTGTACCACTTATATTTTGCCTATGTCATTTTGTACCTGGTGTTATCTAAAAAAGATATCTACCTGCTGGGCAAGAAGATTTCGCTGGATTAAATTAAGTAGTAGCGCAAGAAAGGCTTACCAAGAGCAGCCACGCATAAAACAGCGAAGCCTGCCGGTCTAAACCGGCAGGCTTCGCTGTTTTAATAGGTAATATAAGTTATTTATACCATTCTGGTAACCGGCTCGGCAGGTGTATCATTTGCCTGCAGCCAGTCATATACATAAGCAGCCACAGCCTCCCAGCCAGGCTCACCACAGATAAAGTGGCTTCTGTCGGGGAACATTTTGTAAGCTGTAACGCTGCCTGCATCGGAATAAGCCTTGTAATTCTTCTCGGTTAGAGAAGCTGGTATAATCTGGTCTTTTTCTCCTGCAATTAAAAGCAGAGGCGGGTGCGCCAGGTCCAGGTCTATTCTACCGGCAGACCCCATACAATCGCGCAGTACGTTCCGGCTATCGTGCGTAGCAAACATTTCAAACGCCATGCGGGCCTGTTCTTCGCTCAAGGTATTGGCAAATGCCCCATGAAAAGTCTCTGCATCCATAAAAATAGGATCATCACCTTTTAAAGGATTGGTTATAATGGCACTGTTTTTAAAGAATCCCCAGTCAAAATCAAGCATAGCATTCGGCGCTACTGAATCTATGGCTACCCCCATATCCAGGTACCCTCTGTTAGCTAGCAACTGCACTACCAGGCCCCCAACGGAATGACCTATCATAACAGGCTTCTCGTCCATATCCAGCACCAGCCTCTCAATAGAAGTAACTACCTCATCCAGGGCAAGCTTTCCTAATCCGGCTGGCGGATTTTGTCTTAAATCAGCAGGTTCTCCCTCGTGCAGGGGCCAGGCAGGAGCAATACAGTTATATCCTTTTTTACTAAAAAATTCTATCCAATTGAGCCAGCTTTTCGGGTTCTGGAACATCCCGTGTACAAAAATGATGGTTTTCATAGTTTTTATTTTTCGTGTCTGCTATATACGATGTATAAACATTTAACAGTTTTTACAATCAGAAACTTTCAATACCGGAATACTTTCCTGCCAGCCAGTTCAAACATCAGCAGAGATTTTCGCGTGCCACTGTTATGCCTCCTATAGCCATTTATAAACCACATATCATAAAAAAAGCCCGGCATAGGCCGGGCTCCTTCAACTACAAAATGTGTCTGATAAACTATACTCTACCACTTCGATTAGTAAATATAAGCTCCTGAATGCAATGAAACCTATTTCTACTATTGTTCTGGTAAAGGCCTTGTACTAGCTTATACCGGACTTAAGGTTAAGCCCAGTTTCTGCCATACATAATGATCTGCTCCAGTTCAGTCTGGAATTTCAGTATATCATCATAAATAGCTTTCAACTCAGGAGTAGCCAGGCTTGCTTTCGCTTCGGCAGCACCGATGTTGTTGGCTATAATGTCGTTATAAGCAGCCATAAACAACGCATGCATCTGGTCCGCCGTTAAGATATGACCTTTCGGCATAGTCTGGTCGGCAATAATATTTCCCAGACGGGCAGCAGCCAGGCGCTGGTTAGGTGTGCCATGGTGGCCGGAAGAAGTAAAGCTGCAATCTCCTATGTTGTAGAACAGCTGCAGGAACTCAGCAGTTTTTTTCCAGTTGTAGGTTGCACCACGCTTATGAGTCAGGTAATAACCTGTAAAGAAATCTGCTTCTAACTCTGTCAGGCGGGTAGCTTCAGGAGTATTTTGCGCCATGCCGGCATACCATCTGCTATAGTTGTTAAACTGCACCTGGTGGCCCCATTCGTGTCCTAAAATACCGGCAAAAGTAACCTGCTCGTCTACTCCGGCATCAGTCATAATTTTTACAATACCGTCGCCAATCACAATCATATCGCCGGAAGTGGCAAAGCCATCAAGAGACAGTAAAGGTGTTGCCTGGAACACTTGGCTTGGCATGATGATATTTTCGATGATAAAATCGGCATTGGCATAGGCCTGTGCAGGCGTTAAGCCAGCAAAGTTTATATACACCGCAGCAATGGCATCTCTGTTCTGCAGGGTGCTGGTATGCTGCCCGATCAGGCTTACTTCATCCGGCATGTTCCAGAAAGACTCCAGGTTGCGCTTATGCTTTGCTGCAAAGTTTGTTAACTGGCCATTCGCTCCGAAATACTGCTTCGAAGTATCCAGGTATGTATACAACTGATTAATGGTGGCCATCAGGTCATACCACTCCCACTCCAGCGCACCAAACTGAAGTGCATACGGATTAATGGCATAATCAAATGGGGTTGGTCCACATTCACTTGGTTCAACTGCGTTTTTGGCAATGGCAGCCTGCAACTGTCCTTTCAGTTCTTTATAGGAGCAGCCTAAAAGATCTCCCGGCAAGGCATTGGCGTTAAAAGCGTACAAATTATTTCCGCTTTGCGCATCTTTAGAAGTTTGTGCTTTAAGGGTAGCTGCAGGGTTAGCCTCTAACAGGTCTTTATCTTTATCGCAGGAAAGAGTGATAAAACCAAGGGCACAGCATAACAAGGCTGTTCTGTAGTTGTTAAATTTCATAAGCTAGAATAATGAATATGGTTTGCGATCCTAAAATAACGAAGAAAGTTTAAACTACAAATAAAATAAATCAAACATTAAGAATATTTACAATAGATTAAGCCAATGTTAACTGGAAAGGATACAATACTCTGCCTTCACTATATAGAAGTCAATTATTCTATTTTAAACCCAATCACCCTTTGTTATCTGTTCTTATTTCCCAGCTGAATGTGCAACAGCTTTCCACTTTTTCAGGATGGAATTTTACAGTTACAGTACTACAGCACGCTTCTAAATCTAAAAAAATAAATTTGTACTTATTGGTGCTATAAAATTTTATCAAGAAGCTTTTTTTTAAACTTAACTCTCTATATTTGTGCTATAAAAGCACACAATAGCACCATCAGAATATATATAACCAAATATAAATGAATAAGTTCTTCTAAACAGGAAGCCTTTACACTTTAGCACTTTTTAAATTTTTAGCCATTAATTCATTTGAAGTACTTTTACCACCTCCGGTTTACAATCTGCTTCGTTGTAACGTTTTTTAGCTTTTGCGCCAAGGCACAGCAGGCAATTTCACAGGCAGAGCCTTTACCTTTCTCTACAAACAGCACCCACATTACCGTCTGGAACGGTGAAAAGTATGTTCCTCTTTTTATTAAAGGCGTGAACATGGGTATAGCCAAACCAGGCACTTATCCAAGTGAGCTGGCTGCCAGCAGAGCCGACTACGGCAGATGGTTTCAACTCATCCGCGATGCAGGCTTTAACACAATAAGGCTCTACACACTGCATTATCCTCATTTTTATGAAGTGCTGGATTCTTTTAATGTGGCTAATCCTACATCGCCTCTCCTGTTTTTTCAGGGGGTATGGCTCGAGGAAGAGGTGCCTGATTACGACGAAGACCTGTATACGCTAACCCCTTATTTCGAAAAGGAAATAGCCGACAATGTGGATTGCGTGCACGGCAACAAAGTGATTGAAAGCAGACTGGGAAAAGCTTACGGCACTTACCGCGTAGACGCTTCCAAATGGCTGATCGGCTACATTATTGGCCGGGAAGTACACCCTCCCGAAGTCATACACACCAACGAACAGCATGCCGCCAACACCTCACACCAGGGCAGGTACTTTTCTATAGCCAATGCAAGTCCGGCAGAAGCCTGGACTACCCGGCACCTGGACTACCTGGTTTCAAAAGAGATGGACAGCTATAAAACTCAGCGCCCGGTAAGTTTCTCCAGCTGGCCTACCCTGGACCCTCTGTCTCACCCAACCGAGCCGAACAGGTATGAGGATATGGCTACCATCGATATCACCGGCATGGACAGGACAAAGGCCGAAGCCGGTTATTTTGCCAGCTACCATGCATATCCGTACTACCCGGATTTTGTGAGCCACGACCCTGCCTATGCCGGCTACTCCGATTACCTGGGCCAGAACAGCTACCTGGGCTATCTGACAGCTTTAAAAGAGCACTATAAAAACATTCCGCTGATTATAGGTGAATATGGAGCACCTTCTAGTTGGGGGGTAGCGCACTATGCTCAAAGTGGCATCCATCATGGCGGAATGGACGAAGAAACGCAGGGAAAAAACAACCTGCGCATGCTCCGCAACATTGAAACTGCCGGAGGAGGCGGCGGTATTCAGTTTGCGCTGATGGATGAGTGGTTTAAGCGCACCTGGGTAACCGACCAGATGGACTTTAACTTGGACAGGCGCATTTTATGGCACAATGTAACCGCTGCAGAACAGAACTTCGGCCTGATCGGGTTCAAAAAGGCCGGTGCTGCTGTGCAGCCCTGGGAGCAGTTTTGCGGCAATTGCCCGGTAAAAGCCATCGAAGCCGGAGCCGACTTTGCTTACCTGAACATGAAGCTGCAGATACAGCAACCACTTGATGTAAACGACACGATCTGGGTTGCCCTTGATACCTATGCCGCCGACCTGGGTGAAAGTGTACTACCAAACGGGAAAGCGGTAAACAACAGGGCTGAATTTGCTCTGATGATTACCAATTACAAAGCTGAATTATATGTAACTGAAGCGTATGATCTTTACGGCATCTGGCACGGCACCTCTTCCGCCAGACAGTTGTATCGTTCTGTTGCCTCTAACGGTGCGCCCTGGTACCTGGTAAGGTGGCGAAACAACAACAACGACCAGGAGGTACAGTATATCGGCAGTATGCGAGTTAATCGCCTGGGCCTGCCTCCTACCTCCATGGATGCTGTTACTCTTCGGGAAAACGCCATCGAAATTAAATTACCCTGGACGCTTCTCAACTTTACCGACCCAAGTTCACTAGCCGTGATGCACGACGAGAGAGCTACGCCAGGTAGAGAAGAAA contains these protein-coding regions:
- a CDS encoding alpha/beta hydrolase, translated to MKTIIFVHGMFQNPKSWLNWIEFFSKKGYNCIAPAWPLHEGEPADLRQNPPAGLGKLALDEVVTSIERLVLDMDEKPVMIGHSVGGLVVQLLANRGYLDMGVAIDSVAPNAMLDFDWGFFKNSAIITNPLKGDDPIFMDAETFHGAFANTLSEEQARMAFEMFATHDSRNVLRDCMGSAGRIDLDLAHPPLLLIAGEKDQIIPASLTEKNYKAYSDAGSVTAYKMFPDRSHFICGEPGWEAVAAYVYDWLQANDTPAEPVTRMV
- a CDS encoding T9SS type A sorting domain-containing protein, encoding MKYFYHLRFTICFVVTFFSFCAKAQQAISQAEPLPFSTNSTHITVWNGEKYVPLFIKGVNMGIAKPGTYPSELAASRADYGRWFQLIRDAGFNTIRLYTLHYPHFYEVLDSFNVANPTSPLLFFQGVWLEEEVPDYDEDLYTLTPYFEKEIADNVDCVHGNKVIESRLGKAYGTYRVDASKWLIGYIIGREVHPPEVIHTNEQHAANTSHQGRYFSIANASPAEAWTTRHLDYLVSKEMDSYKTQRPVSFSSWPTLDPLSHPTEPNRYEDMATIDITGMDRTKAEAGYFASYHAYPYYPDFVSHDPAYAGYSDYLGQNSYLGYLTALKEHYKNIPLIIGEYGAPSSWGVAHYAQSGIHHGGMDEETQGKNNLRMLRNIETAGGGGGIQFALMDEWFKRTWVTDQMDFNLDRRILWHNVTAAEQNFGLIGFKKAGAAVQPWEQFCGNCPVKAIEAGADFAYLNMKLQIQQPLDVNDTIWVALDTYAADLGESVLPNGKAVNNRAEFALMITNYKAELYVTEAYDLYGIWHGTSSARQLYRSVASNGAPWYLVRWRNNNNDQEVQYIGSMRVNRLGLPPTSMDAVTLRENAIEIKLPWTLLNFTDPSSLAVMHDERATPGREERTSDGIAATVLYKGNSYATNTRFKWQGWNNTSNAVEYTKTSYDIAKQYTATLPGNPIARQDSYTVQAGLLNEVKANEGLLQNDLSLDGSLMEAVIDKNPKHGQLVLNRDGSFVYVPEEGKTGEVTFSYSVIAGTHHSEPVTVRLLVEGTPLGNGFAMIYPNPTDREMNIESKAVIDRMEFYNNLGILVFSRAINTKAIRFNLEHLPAGMYFVKLYSGKESLTRKVVLVK